The proteins below are encoded in one region of Asticcacaulis excentricus CB 48:
- a CDS encoding heparinase II/III family protein → MQVYEQPIAIAGHAAVRTPWAKVVRAWARRQAAAEIFGMPGYRLTLRGPAIDGFIAAPHEIRPPNPHLGKAMMSGRYSLGGARMSVQGTGDPWNRPSPTRAFAIELHRFCWLRHLFTQGEDGVKEGLRLFLLWEKTFRKWTPFAWDQGVLARRLINLSIVARRLSAYTSEAEAHCLAQSMAEQARHLWRLPNNPAWYAQKATALVLVGCVLSGPAGDKLRGKGLHILPKALKRTILHDGSHASRSVQAGLELLYDLLLIEDALNQRGLAIPEYLETAIERLSRFVRTLSHPDGSLCAFQGSEALLAEQVAPALLHEEKRPLAPASLPVSLEHGRYQRLVGRSLTVFVDTGEPRFGALGYAACDHPMNFEVSGGRDKLFVTPGWAPGHSDHHEFRIINAANTLTLGDLPILSPITGRFGELLHFALEGLRYRIRSRRIESEDAGSLIEMEHEGWRPVFGIKHERRLYVDPRRDELRGEEKLIPVEPKKELPEQTPYALRFVLHPEVQASLARDKRSILLRGPGGRGWWLRHDAREVSIEDSSVFERGQPRKSTTLVLRGTLRLATPLRIRWKLSPAEA, encoded by the coding sequence ATGCAGGTCTATGAGCAACCCATTGCCATAGCCGGTCATGCCGCGGTGCGCACCCCGTGGGCCAAGGTCGTGCGGGCGTGGGCGCGACGTCAGGCCGCCGCCGAAATCTTCGGGATGCCGGGCTATCGCCTGACCTTACGCGGCCCCGCCATCGACGGCTTTATCGCCGCCCCCCACGAAATCCGCCCGCCCAATCCGCATCTGGGCAAGGCCATGATGTCTGGTCGCTATAGCCTCGGGGGCGCGCGTATGAGCGTGCAGGGCACAGGCGACCCGTGGAACCGTCCCTCGCCCACCCGTGCCTTTGCCATCGAACTGCACCGCTTCTGCTGGCTGCGCCATCTGTTCACCCAGGGCGAGGATGGTGTGAAGGAGGGCTTGCGCCTGTTCCTTCTGTGGGAAAAGACCTTCCGCAAGTGGACGCCGTTTGCTTGGGATCAGGGGGTGCTGGCGCGCCGCCTGATCAACTTAAGCATCGTTGCGCGTCGCCTGTCGGCCTATACCTCCGAAGCCGAAGCCCACTGTCTGGCGCAATCCATGGCCGAACAGGCGCGCCATCTGTGGCGGCTGCCGAACAATCCCGCCTGGTACGCACAAAAGGCGACTGCGCTGGTACTGGTCGGCTGCGTCCTGTCAGGACCTGCGGGCGACAAGCTGCGAGGCAAGGGGTTGCATATCCTGCCCAAGGCGCTGAAACGCACCATACTGCACGATGGCTCTCACGCCTCGCGCAGTGTGCAGGCCGGGCTGGAACTGCTCTACGACCTGCTGCTGATTGAAGACGCGCTGAACCAGCGCGGTCTGGCCATTCCGGAATATCTCGAAACCGCCATCGAACGCCTCAGCCGATTTGTGCGCACCCTGTCGCATCCGGACGGTTCTCTGTGCGCCTTTCAGGGATCGGAGGCCCTTCTGGCCGAACAGGTCGCCCCCGCCCTGCTGCACGAAGAAAAGCGCCCTCTGGCCCCGGCTTCGCTGCCCGTATCTTTAGAGCACGGCCGCTATCAGCGGCTGGTCGGGCGCTCTCTGACCGTCTTTGTCGATACAGGCGAACCGCGCTTTGGGGCGCTGGGTTACGCGGCTTGCGACCACCCGATGAATTTCGAAGTGTCGGGTGGACGCGACAAACTGTTTGTCACGCCGGGCTGGGCACCGGGACATTCCGACCACCACGAATTCCGCATTATCAATGCCGCCAACACCCTGACACTGGGCGATCTGCCCATCCTCAGCCCGATCACAGGCCGCTTTGGGGAACTGCTGCATTTCGCCCTTGAGGGGCTGCGATATCGCATCCGCAGCCGGCGCATCGAATCCGAAGACGCCGGCTCGCTGATTGAGATGGAACATGAAGGCTGGCGCCCCGTCTTCGGCATCAAGCATGAGCGCCGTCTCTATGTCGATCCGCGGCGCGACGAACTGCGCGGTGAGGAAAAGCTGATACCGGTAGAGCCAAAGAAGGAGCTGCCGGAACAGACCCCCTACGCCCTGCGCTTCGTTCTGCATCCCGAGGTTCAGGCCTCTCTGGCGCGCGACAAGCGCTCGATCCTGCTGCGCGGACCGGGTGGACGTGGCTGGTGGCTCAGGCACGACGCGCGCGAGGTCAGCATCGAAGACTCGAGCGTCTTTGAACGTGGCCAGCCGCGCAAGTCGACGACGCTTGTGCTGCGCGGCACGCTCCGGCTGGCCACGCCGCTACGCATTCGCTGGAAGCTGTCACCCGCAGAGGCCTAA
- the purH gene encoding bifunctional phosphoribosylaminoimidazolecarboxamide formyltransferase/IMP cyclohydrolase has product MPAAPDFPPAPDLVTPKRALISLSDKTGLIEVAQALVAAGVEIISTGGTRAAIDKAGITVKDVSDLTQFPEMMDGRVKTLHPKVHGGLLAYRDAPDHAKALSDHDIAPIDIVWIDLYPFENTVASGGGFEAAIENIDIGGPAMIRSSAKNHPYVAVCVDKAGIDEVIAALQDAGQTSLSLRKSLAARAFARTAAYDSAVSTWFAAQLGDSYPLRKTIAATRLQTMRYGENPHQSAAFYKTGEDRPGVATAKQLQGKELSYNNVADTDAAIELVAEFEQPACVIVKHANPCGVAVGPDLLTAYKRALECDDVSAFGGIVALNRKLDAATAEKIVEIFTEVIVAPEADDEALEIVKAKKNLRLLVTGSLPDPLSGGQVFRSVAGGLLVQSRDTARITAADLKIVTKRQPTPTEIQDMLFAFTVAKHVKSNAIVYAKDGRTAGIGAGQMNRRDSARIAALRAQEAAEKIGLSESLAKGSACASEAFFPFPDGLLEAAAAGATAVIQPGGSIKDADVIAAADEAGLTMAFTGVRVFRH; this is encoded by the coding sequence ATGCCCGCCGCCCCTGATTTTCCGCCTGCCCCTGATCTGGTTACACCCAAACGCGCGCTTATCTCCTTGTCTGACAAGACCGGTCTGATCGAAGTGGCGCAGGCTCTGGTGGCAGCGGGTGTCGAAATCATCTCGACCGGCGGGACGCGCGCCGCCATCGATAAGGCCGGAATTACCGTCAAAGACGTGTCAGACCTTACCCAATTTCCGGAAATGATGGATGGCCGCGTCAAGACCCTGCACCCTAAGGTGCATGGCGGGCTTCTGGCCTATCGCGACGCGCCGGATCACGCCAAGGCGCTGAGCGATCATGATATCGCCCCTATCGACATCGTGTGGATCGACCTCTATCCCTTTGAAAACACAGTGGCTTCGGGCGGCGGTTTCGAAGCGGCCATTGAAAACATCGACATTGGCGGGCCGGCCATGATCCGGTCATCGGCTAAAAACCACCCCTATGTCGCCGTCTGCGTCGATAAGGCCGGGATAGACGAGGTGATCGCTGCTCTGCAGGACGCGGGTCAGACCTCTCTGTCTCTGCGTAAATCACTTGCCGCGCGAGCCTTTGCCCGCACCGCCGCATACGACAGCGCCGTCTCGACCTGGTTTGCCGCACAGTTGGGCGACAGCTATCCCCTGCGCAAGACCATTGCCGCAACGCGTCTGCAAACCATGCGTTATGGCGAAAACCCGCATCAGTCGGCCGCCTTCTACAAGACCGGCGAGGACCGTCCGGGCGTGGCCACCGCCAAACAGCTTCAGGGTAAAGAACTCAGCTACAATAACGTCGCCGACACCGATGCAGCGATCGAACTGGTGGCTGAGTTTGAGCAACCCGCCTGCGTCATCGTCAAGCACGCCAATCCCTGCGGCGTGGCCGTCGGGCCGGACCTGCTTACCGCCTATAAGCGCGCGCTGGAATGCGATGATGTCTCGGCCTTTGGCGGTATTGTGGCGCTCAACCGCAAGCTGGACGCCGCCACGGCGGAAAAGATCGTCGAGATCTTCACCGAGGTCATCGTCGCCCCCGAAGCCGACGACGAGGCCCTGGAGATTGTGAAGGCCAAGAAGAATCTGCGCCTGCTGGTTACCGGTTCCCTGCCCGATCCTCTGTCGGGTGGTCAGGTGTTCCGCAGCGTGGCGGGCGGGCTTCTGGTGCAGTCGCGCGACACAGCGCGCATCACCGCCGCCGACCTTAAGATCGTCACGAAGCGTCAGCCGACCCCGACCGAGATCCAGGACATGTTGTTTGCCTTCACTGTCGCCAAGCACGTCAAGTCGAACGCCATCGTCTATGCCAAGGACGGCCGCACGGCGGGCATCGGGGCCGGCCAGATGAACCGCCGCGACTCCGCGCGCATCGCGGCCCTACGCGCGCAGGAAGCGGCCGAGAAAATAGGTCTGAGCGAGTCTCTGGCTAAGGGCTCAGCCTGTGCGTCGGAAGCCTTCTTCCCCTTCCCGGACGGCCTGCTTGAAGCGGCTGCCGCCGGGGCAACAGCGGTGATCCAGCCGGGCGGTTCGATCAAGGATGCCGACGTCATTGCCGCCGCCGACGAGGCGGGCCTGACCATGGCGTTTACCGGTGTCCGCGTCTTCCGGCACTAG
- a CDS encoding dienelactone hydrolase family protein, which yields MPETLAERWARLSPCTEAFGPADALPRPALILFHGCGGVRPHIYHYAEAAAAIGVRAYVVDSLKARGWGRSHGVSLVCTGLALQGYERSGDVLAAIKGISALPEVISDHIVLSGWSHGGWSIMDLMTQPLTRPGEARLADPDPALIEHVRGLFLVYPYISFPARSLRHPWLYRPRTRVALARKDHLTPYARAVSVLDRLKADGLPVDVLSFDATHAYDEESFGGLNPMHHDQTAVDGTTEGLLAFLREVFEMEVPAPAQAAAVG from the coding sequence ATGCCTGAGACCCTGGCTGAGCGATGGGCACGCCTGTCGCCGTGTACCGAGGCGTTTGGACCAGCCGATGCCTTACCACGCCCGGCCCTGATCCTGTTCCACGGCTGCGGCGGCGTGCGCCCGCACATCTATCACTATGCCGAAGCCGCTGCCGCCATCGGTGTGCGGGCCTATGTCGTCGATTCCCTCAAGGCGCGCGGCTGGGGGCGGTCGCACGGCGTGTCACTGGTATGTACAGGTCTGGCCCTGCAAGGCTATGAGCGTTCCGGCGACGTATTGGCCGCAATCAAGGGCATTTCGGCCCTGCCTGAAGTTATTTCGGATCACATCGTACTGTCGGGCTGGAGCCATGGTGGCTGGTCGATCATGGACCTGATGACGCAACCGCTCACAAGGCCCGGTGAAGCCAGGCTGGCCGATCCCGACCCCGCCCTGATCGAGCATGTGCGCGGCCTTTTCCTCGTCTATCCCTATATCAGCTTCCCGGCGCGCAGCCTGCGTCATCCGTGGCTCTACCGTCCCCGCACTCGCGTTGCGCTGGCGCGCAAGGACCATCTGACCCCCTATGCCCGCGCTGTTTCGGTGCTGGATCGGCTAAAGGCTGATGGCCTGCCGGTTGATGTTCTCAGCTTTGACGCCACCCACGCCTATGATGAGGAAAGCTTCGGCGGTCTAAACCCTATGCATCACGATCAAACGGCGGTGGACGGCACCACCGAAGGCCTGCTTGCCTTCCTGCGCGAGGTGTTTGAGATGGAGGTCCCCGCTCCGGCTCAGGCCGCTGCGGTTGGCTGA
- a CDS encoding dienelactone hydrolase family protein has translation MDSLQQRFERLWPHVTVHGAPDSVPRLTVVLFHGCGGVGRNITLFADYAVSLGLRAVIVDSYAPRGMKRRLAAFLACNGLWLRGYTRSGDVLAMLWGLSQRPEVNGILLCGWSHGAWAIMDLMTQSLNRAGEARLSDPSGEPLTQVRGLFLMYPYVNFLARSKSQAWRRQIPTLMVIALKDHLARFSLSLKAVRRLRSQGVPLETVVVDSTHAFDELGADRFGFMKYDPQSVSTVRAAFAEFVSKFKS, from the coding sequence ATGGACAGCCTGCAACAGCGGTTTGAGCGCTTATGGCCGCACGTTACGGTGCACGGCGCGCCCGATTCTGTGCCGCGCCTGACCGTCGTGCTGTTTCATGGCTGCGGCGGCGTTGGGAGAAATATCACCCTGTTTGCCGACTACGCCGTCTCACTGGGCCTGAGAGCCGTGATCGTTGATTCCTACGCTCCGCGCGGCATGAAGCGGCGCCTGGCGGCCTTTCTGGCCTGCAATGGGCTGTGGCTGAGAGGCTATACACGCTCCGGCGACGTGCTGGCCATGCTATGGGGCCTGTCGCAACGGCCTGAGGTGAACGGCATTCTGCTCTGCGGCTGGAGTCACGGCGCATGGGCGATCATGGACCTGATGACCCAGTCCCTAAACCGCGCCGGTGAAGCGCGGCTCAGCGACCCCAGTGGGGAACCTCTGACACAGGTGCGCGGCTTGTTTCTGATGTACCCCTATGTCAACTTTCTGGCGCGCTCAAAGAGCCAGGCGTGGCGGCGGCAAATCCCGACCCTGATGGTCATTGCCCTCAAGGATCATCTGGCGCGCTTCAGTCTATCTTTGAAGGCCGTGCGTCGCCTGCGGTCTCAAGGCGTGCCGCTGGAGACAGTCGTCGTCGATTCCACCCACGCTTTTGATGAGTTGGGGGCCGACCGCTTCGGTTTCATGAAATACGACCCGCAATCGGTGTCCACCGTGCGGGCCGCTTTTGCCGAGTTTGTCTCTAAATTTAAATCTTAG
- a CDS encoding copper chaperone PCu(A)C: MRKFFILSLAALSLGALAGCDGGHSTAEVKTETESHGVTTVKTKSDVDGVKTESGLELSHYAVRAALGQNPNTGGYVTVKNIGKDDDRLVSVACDCAEKVELHTMKMDGDKMMMSPVPEGFEVKAGQTLELKPGGNHIMLMGLKTRPADGETLSLTLNFAKAGAVKIEAPVSNAPLSGATEHSGH, encoded by the coding sequence ATGCGTAAGTTTTTCATTCTGTCTTTAGCGGCGCTGTCTCTGGGCGCTCTGGCGGGCTGTGACGGTGGTCATTCGACCGCGGAGGTCAAGACCGAAACGGAATCCCACGGCGTCACCACGGTAAAGACCAAGTCCGATGTCGATGGTGTTAAGACCGAAAGTGGGCTTGAGCTGTCGCACTATGCGGTGCGCGCGGCGCTCGGGCAAAACCCCAATACGGGCGGCTATGTCACCGTTAAGAATATCGGCAAGGACGACGACCGTCTGGTCTCGGTGGCCTGTGACTGCGCCGAAAAGGTCGAGTTGCACACCATGAAGATGGACGGCGACAAGATGATGATGTCGCCCGTGCCGGAAGGCTTTGAGGTCAAGGCGGGTCAGACGCTGGAGTTGAAACCTGGCGGCAATCACATCATGCTGATGGGGCTTAAAACCCGTCCCGCCGATGGCGAAACGCTCAGCCTGACGCTCAACTTCGCCAAGGCCGGGGCGGTGAAGATCGAGGCCCCTGTGTCGAACGCGCCTCTATCGGGGGCGACGGAACACAGCGGGCACTAA
- the trpS gene encoding tryptophan--tRNA ligase, whose protein sequence is MRILSGIQASGSLHLGNYLGALKKFADMQSLEATRFYMIADLHAITVWQDPEKLLSQTREIAACYLAAGVDPVKSAIFPQSAVRAHTELAWIFNCVARLGWLDRMTQFKDKAGKDKERASIGLYTYPVLQAADILLYKATHVPVGEDQRQHLELTRDVAKKFNHDYKVEYFPLPDTLYQGPGARIMSLRDGLAKMSKSDPSDNSRINLTDDADTIASKIKKAKSDAEVLPTEEAGLAERPEAKNLVGIYAALAGVSVQDVLNDFGGKGFGAFKPALAEVVVDKMSPISERLRGLLNDPAEVDRVLKLGAEAAEAAAEPVVRDVKKIVGLWG, encoded by the coding sequence ATGCGTATTTTGTCCGGTATTCAGGCATCCGGTTCGCTTCATCTCGGCAACTATCTCGGCGCGCTTAAAAAGTTTGCCGATATGCAGTCCCTTGAGGCCACGCGCTTCTACATGATTGCCGATCTGCACGCGATCACCGTCTGGCAGGACCCCGAAAAGCTGCTGTCGCAGACGCGCGAAATCGCCGCCTGTTATCTGGCGGCGGGTGTGGACCCGGTAAAGTCGGCTATCTTTCCGCAATCGGCGGTGCGCGCGCATACGGAGCTCGCTTGGATTTTCAACTGCGTCGCGCGTCTGGGCTGGCTCGACCGCATGACGCAGTTTAAGGACAAGGCAGGCAAGGATAAGGAACGCGCCTCGATCGGCCTTTACACCTATCCGGTGCTTCAGGCCGCTGACATTCTGCTCTATAAAGCGACCCATGTACCGGTGGGCGAGGATCAGCGTCAGCACCTTGAGCTGACCCGCGATGTGGCCAAGAAGTTCAACCACGACTATAAGGTGGAGTACTTCCCGCTACCGGACACGCTGTATCAGGGCCCAGGTGCGCGCATCATGTCTTTGCGTGACGGACTGGCCAAGATGTCTAAGTCCGACCCCTCGGACAATTCGCGCATCAATCTGACTGACGACGCCGACACAATCGCTTCGAAGATCAAGAAGGCCAAGTCTGACGCCGAGGTGTTACCAACCGAGGAGGCCGGTCTGGCGGAACGCCCTGAAGCTAAGAACCTGGTCGGTATCTATGCCGCTCTGGCTGGGGTATCGGTGCAGGACGTGCTCAACGACTTCGGTGGCAAGGGCTTTGGCGCGTTCAAGCCGGCGCTGGCGGAGGTGGTGGTGGACAAGATGTCGCCTATCTCCGAGCGCCTTCGTGGGTTATTGAATGATCCGGCAGAGGTCGACCGCGTGCTCAAACTGGGGGCCGAAGCGGCCGAGGCGGCGGCGGAACCGGTCGTCCGGGACGTCAAGAAGATCGTGGGATTGTGGGGCTAA
- the murJ gene encoding murein biosynthesis integral membrane protein MurJ: MSQETGSKPTSVVRSSLVFGGMTLVSRVMGFARDLVITAVMGASGNIAADAYATALTFPNLFRRIFAEGAFTAAFVPAYSAALEKEGPEAADRLARDAMATMTMIAIVLSALAMIFMPQVMAVFSHGYADDPAKMRLTIILTQITMPYLPCMTMVALLSGVLNARGRFALSAFVPTLLNLFMLVFVWFGKNPVQASYLAAIGVLAAGVAQAALLVWGCHKTGARIGFVWPKLTPQMRGLLLLAVPGALAAAATQINVFVSSLLASGVNGARTWLSVADRLYQLPLGLVGVAIGVALLPTLSRAVQSGDTERSQTVMDDAVLFAMALTLPAAAALIAMPFFLIDGLYTRGEFLLHDAQETARALLHYGWGVPAFVLARVLTPAFFARKDTYGPMKFAMVSVVVNLACGLTLFPLIGVAGLAIGTSAASWVNVGLMWWTLNRRKTWSLGPKAAAGLLKVIMAGVLMGGFCALASHYRGLIEGVLHPLTHHLTKEIAIVGVCLVGLFVYIALLFATRAVRPSDIKKALRKG; encoded by the coding sequence GTGTCTCAGGAAACCGGGTCGAAACCCACCAGCGTTGTGCGTTCCTCGCTTGTCTTCGGCGGTATGACCCTGGTCAGTCGCGTTATGGGCTTTGCCCGCGACCTGGTCATTACCGCCGTCATGGGGGCCTCCGGCAATATCGCCGCTGATGCCTATGCCACGGCGCTGACCTTCCCCAACCTGTTTCGTCGCATTTTTGCCGAAGGCGCCTTTACCGCCGCCTTTGTTCCGGCCTATTCGGCGGCGCTGGAAAAGGAAGGCCCCGAAGCCGCTGACCGGCTGGCGCGTGACGCCATGGCCACAATGACCATGATTGCGATTGTGCTGAGCGCGCTTGCGATGATCTTCATGCCACAGGTGATGGCCGTATTTTCGCATGGTTATGCTGACGATCCGGCGAAGATGCGCCTGACTATCATCCTGACACAGATCACCATGCCCTATCTGCCGTGCATGACCATGGTAGCGCTTTTATCCGGGGTCCTTAATGCACGCGGGCGCTTTGCCCTATCGGCCTTTGTGCCGACCCTGCTCAATCTGTTCATGCTGGTCTTCGTTTGGTTTGGCAAAAACCCGGTGCAGGCCTCTTATCTGGCGGCCATCGGGGTTTTGGCCGCCGGTGTGGCGCAGGCGGCGCTGCTTGTCTGGGGCTGCCACAAGACGGGTGCGCGCATCGGGTTTGTATGGCCGAAGCTGACGCCGCAAATGCGCGGTCTGCTTTTGCTGGCAGTGCCCGGTGCTCTGGCTGCTGCAGCCACGCAGATTAACGTCTTCGTCTCCTCGCTCCTGGCCTCGGGCGTTAACGGGGCGCGCACCTGGCTGAGCGTCGCCGACCGGCTCTATCAGTTGCCGCTGGGGCTGGTTGGGGTGGCCATCGGTGTCGCGCTTTTGCCTACTCTGTCACGGGCGGTGCAATCCGGCGATACGGAGCGCTCGCAAACCGTGATGGATGATGCCGTTTTGTTTGCCATGGCCCTGACCCTGCCCGCGGCGGCCGCGCTGATCGCCATGCCCTTCTTCCTGATCGATGGCCTCTATACGCGCGGTGAGTTCCTTCTGCACGACGCGCAGGAAACCGCTCGTGCTTTGCTCCATTATGGCTGGGGTGTGCCGGCTTTCGTGCTGGCGCGCGTGCTCACCCCGGCCTTTTTTGCGCGCAAAGACACCTATGGGCCGATGAAGTTCGCCATGGTGTCGGTTGTGGTCAATCTGGCCTGTGGCCTGACCCTGTTCCCGCTGATCGGCGTAGCGGGTCTTGCCATCGGTACCTCGGCGGCGTCTTGGGTCAATGTCGGCCTGATGTGGTGGACGCTGAACCGCCGCAAGACGTGGTCGCTGGGCCCAAAGGCGGCGGCAGGCCTCCTTAAGGTCATTATGGCGGGGGTACTGATGGGGGGCTTCTGTGCGCTCGCCTCGCATTACCGCGGCCTGATTGAAGGGGTTCTGCACCCCCTGACGCATCATCTGACCAAGGAAATCGCCATTGTGGGCGTTTGTCTCGTCGGACTTTTCGTTTATATCGCCCTTCTGTTCGCAACACGGGCCGTCCGCCCGTCCGACATCAAGAAAGCCCTGCGTAAGGGGTAA
- a CDS encoding DUF1778 domain-containing protein, whose protein sequence is MTRVNERKDQPVSMRLPEADIAMIDRAALLRGRSRTDFVRDAAVRAAEETLMDVMPIRMSAAGFEAFTDALSSPAVPVQEMVEVFRRPAPWEAAASKGED, encoded by the coding sequence ATGACACGTGTGAATGAACGCAAAGACCAGCCGGTTTCAATGCGATTGCCGGAGGCAGACATTGCCATGATCGACCGCGCTGCGCTGCTGCGGGGTCGATCGCGAACGGATTTCGTTCGCGATGCAGCCGTTCGTGCCGCGGAAGAGACGTTGATGGACGTCATGCCTATTCGGATGAGTGCTGCTGGCTTTGAGGCCTTCACGGACGCTCTCTCCAGCCCTGCTGTGCCCGTCCAAGAGATGGTTGAGGTGTTTCGCCGCCCCGCACCTTGGGAAGCTGCCGCCAGTAAGGGCGAGGACTGA
- a CDS encoding GNAT family N-acetyltransferase produces MLLNASHDVSRFSCGKPALDRWLKTRALSNQAKGFTAVLIVHDAGRVVGFYGLAPTAIVPSRLPRAIRTGQPPDPVPCLLLGQLATDESWSGQGIGTGLLKHALERCVAAANLIGGRALIVNAIDNEAASFWARRGFVPSYDDPLTLFRSIADIATSLRAAGS; encoded by the coding sequence GTGCTCTTAAACGCGTCGCACGATGTCTCACGATTTTCGTGCGGAAAGCCTGCTCTCGATAGATGGCTTAAAACCCGAGCGCTTTCAAATCAGGCCAAGGGCTTCACGGCTGTATTAATTGTTCACGACGCCGGCCGGGTTGTCGGGTTTTATGGTCTGGCGCCAACAGCCATCGTTCCGTCACGTCTACCCCGTGCTATCCGTACGGGTCAGCCCCCGGATCCCGTTCCGTGTTTGTTGCTTGGCCAGCTTGCGACAGATGAGAGCTGGTCGGGTCAAGGCATTGGTACGGGGCTTCTAAAACATGCCTTGGAGAGGTGTGTAGCTGCCGCAAACCTTATAGGGGGACGCGCGCTTATCGTGAACGCAATTGACAATGAGGCGGCCAGCTTCTGGGCTCGCCGTGGCTTTGTGCCCTCTTATGACGATCCGCTGACGTTATTCCGATCTATCGCTGACATCGCTACATCACTTCGAGCGGCTGGATCTTGA
- a CDS encoding FitA-like ribbon-helix-helix domain-containing protein, with the protein MASITVRNIDDTLKERLRVRAATHGHSMEEEVRQILSQAVGGLTGAGLLSLSRDLFSGNSGVDLDLPSRPQDRAAPEFGA; encoded by the coding sequence ATGGCGAGCATCACCGTCCGCAATATTGATGACACGCTGAAAGAACGCCTTCGCGTTCGCGCAGCAACGCACGGCCATTCTATGGAAGAGGAAGTCCGACAAATACTGAGCCAGGCGGTTGGTGGGCTCACGGGTGCTGGCTTACTTTCTCTGTCGAGGGATTTGTTCAGCGGCAATAGCGGCGTAGATCTCGATCTGCCTTCCCGACCGCAAGATCGGGCAGCGCCTGAATTTGGCGCTTAA
- a CDS encoding type II toxin-antitoxin system VapC family toxin, whose amino-acid sequence MIILDTNVVSELMRPEPHEHVRDWLRRSGDVRLTTTAITVAEITHGLERLPDGRRKSDLQAAFVKLLDALGALPLDDAAGFKAGKFRALREAGGHPSSPSDMMIAGIAVASGASLATRNTKDFEALPLALIDPWAAN is encoded by the coding sequence GTGATCATTCTCGACACCAATGTTGTATCAGAGCTGATGAGACCGGAGCCGCATGAGCATGTCCGAGATTGGCTGCGACGATCGGGTGACGTAAGGCTTACGACAACGGCTATAACGGTTGCGGAAATAACTCATGGGTTGGAGCGGTTGCCGGATGGCAGGCGCAAGAGTGATTTGCAGGCTGCCTTCGTAAAGTTATTGGACGCCCTCGGCGCATTACCATTGGACGACGCGGCTGGATTCAAGGCTGGGAAGTTTCGAGCTTTGCGTGAAGCTGGAGGACACCCGTCTAGTCCATCGGATATGATGATTGCGGGGATCGCCGTTGCGTCGGGAGCCTCTCTTGCAACGCGCAACACTAAGGACTTCGAGGCGCTACCCTTAGCGCTGATAGATCCGTGGGCCGCCAATTGA